A single region of the Arthrobacter sp. zg-Y820 genome encodes:
- a CDS encoding thioesterase family protein, translated as MPINRFPIQLRFGDEDSNGHVNNVRFVQFLEEARVRLGLMPLGEELFPEAGGQSFRSLTSRAGMAVVARQEIEYRSPLVYRQEPVWVDIWVTGIGSSSLTYGFRIADDDGGRVYAYAQSTLVMADAESGRPQQLSDLQVRVLESWRGEPVPFRGGSAVPDRTGAAEPSGANR; from the coding sequence ATGCCTATCAACCGCTTTCCGATCCAGTTGCGCTTTGGCGACGAGGATTCCAACGGGCACGTGAACAATGTGCGCTTTGTCCAGTTCCTGGAAGAGGCGCGCGTGCGCCTGGGCCTGATGCCGCTGGGGGAGGAGCTATTCCCCGAAGCCGGAGGGCAGAGCTTCCGTTCCCTCACCTCCCGGGCCGGGATGGCGGTGGTGGCACGGCAGGAAATCGAATACCGGTCCCCGCTGGTATACCGGCAGGAGCCCGTCTGGGTGGACATCTGGGTGACCGGGATCGGCAGTTCCAGCCTGACGTACGGCTTTCGAATTGCCGACGACGACGGCGGCCGGGTTTATGCCTACGCGCAGAGCACACTGGTGATGGCCGATGCTGAAAGCGGCCGTCCCCAGCAATTGTCCGATCTGCAGGTCCGGGTTCTGGAGAGTTGGCGCGGGGAACCGGTCCCGTTCCGGGGCGGCAGTGCCGTGCCGGACCGCACGGGTGCCGCAGAGCCGAGCGGAGCTAACCGATGA
- a CDS encoding mechanosensitive ion channel domain-containing protein — MLTAGEIETSSIKIENFDWPGLIQAGVIILIGLLVWTAATFLINRVVQRAQKGYALFSSSKLKWAAPVMRNLDKKRRAQRADTIGALLRSAVSLFIWTTVIIMVLQAVGIDVAPLIASVGIVGITLGFGARELIRDALAGFFITIEDQYGIGDVIEVGDTIGTVQSVGIRITRIVDARGVIWYIRNGELAKVGNRSQGDFSDPAGEPEQSPAKAADAAAPAAAAPAAPVSSASASSKGDSL; from the coding sequence TTGCTGACCGCCGGAGAAATTGAAACATCGTCCATAAAGATCGAGAACTTTGACTGGCCCGGCCTGATCCAGGCCGGTGTCATTATTCTGATCGGCCTGCTTGTCTGGACGGCAGCAACGTTCCTGATCAACCGTGTTGTCCAGCGCGCCCAGAAGGGCTACGCGCTCTTCAGCTCCTCGAAGCTGAAGTGGGCCGCGCCGGTCATGCGCAACCTGGACAAAAAGCGCCGGGCGCAGCGTGCGGACACGATTGGCGCGCTCCTGCGCAGTGCAGTCAGCCTGTTCATCTGGACGACAGTGATCATCATGGTCCTCCAGGCCGTCGGCATTGACGTCGCGCCCCTCATCGCAAGCGTGGGTATTGTCGGCATCACCCTCGGTTTCGGTGCGCGCGAGCTCATCCGCGACGCCCTGGCCGGATTCTTCATTACCATTGAAGACCAGTACGGCATCGGGGACGTGATTGAGGTCGGCGACACCATCGGAACCGTCCAGTCAGTGGGCATCCGGATCACCCGGATTGTCGATGCCCGCGGCGTCATCTGGTACATCCGCAACGGCGAGCTGGCCAAGGTCGGCAACCGGTCCCAGGGCGACTTCTCTGATCCGGCCGGTGAGCCGGAGCAGAGCCCGGCAAAGGCTGCCGACGCCGCCGCACCTGCAGCTGCCGCGCCTGCCGCACCCGTTTCCTCCGCCTCGGCTTCCAGCAAGGGAGACTCATTGTGA
- the ettA gene encoding energy-dependent translational throttle protein EttA, protein MAEFIYTMTKARKAVGDKVILDDVSMSFYPGAKIGVVGPNGAGKSTILKIMAGLDTPSNGEARLSAGYSVGILLQEPPLNEEKTVLGNVQEGVGEIYAKIQRFNEISEAMSEPDADFDSLLDEMGKLQEAIDAADAWDIDSQLEQAMDALRCPPPEADVTLLSGGERRRVALCKLLLQKPDLLLLDEPTNHLDAESVLWLEQHLSAYHGAVLAVTHDRYFLDHVAQWIAEVDRGHLYPYEGNYSTYLEKKRARLEVQGKKDQKLAKRLTEELDWVRSNAKGRQTKSKARLARYEEMAAEADRTRKLDFEEIQIPPGPRLGSLVLEAKDLQKGYGDRQLIEGLSFSLPRNGIVGVIGPNGVGKSTLFKTIVGLEELDGGELKIGESVKISYVDQSRGGIDPEKSLWEVVSDGHDWIQVGQVEMPSRAYVSAFGFKGPDQQKKAGVLSGGERNRLNLAMTLKQGGNLLLLDEPTNDLDVETLSSLENALLEFPGCAVVVSHDRWFLDRVSTHILAYEGTEENPANWYWFEGNFEAYEQNKIERLGPDAAKPHRVTHRRLTRD, encoded by the coding sequence ATGGCGGAATTTATCTACACGATGACCAAGGCCCGCAAGGCCGTTGGCGACAAAGTTATCCTCGACGACGTAAGCATGTCCTTCTACCCCGGTGCCAAGATCGGCGTGGTGGGTCCCAACGGTGCGGGTAAGTCCACCATCCTCAAAATCATGGCCGGACTGGATACCCCTTCCAACGGTGAGGCCCGGCTCAGCGCCGGCTACTCCGTGGGCATCCTGCTCCAGGAGCCGCCGCTGAATGAGGAAAAGACCGTACTCGGCAACGTCCAGGAGGGCGTTGGCGAGATCTATGCCAAAATCCAGCGGTTCAACGAAATTTCAGAAGCAATGTCCGAGCCGGACGCTGACTTTGACAGCCTGCTGGACGAAATGGGCAAGCTGCAGGAAGCCATTGACGCTGCCGATGCCTGGGATATTGATTCCCAGCTCGAGCAGGCCATGGACGCGCTGCGCTGCCCGCCGCCCGAAGCCGACGTCACACTTCTCTCCGGTGGTGAGCGCCGCCGCGTAGCGCTGTGCAAGCTTCTGCTGCAGAAGCCGGATCTGCTGCTCCTCGATGAGCCCACTAACCACTTGGACGCAGAGAGCGTTCTCTGGCTCGAGCAGCACCTGTCGGCTTACCACGGCGCCGTCCTGGCCGTGACCCACGACCGGTACTTCCTGGACCATGTTGCCCAGTGGATCGCCGAAGTGGACCGCGGACATCTTTACCCGTACGAGGGCAACTACTCCACGTACCTGGAAAAGAAGCGGGCACGACTGGAGGTCCAGGGCAAGAAGGACCAGAAGCTGGCCAAGCGCCTCACCGAGGAACTGGACTGGGTCCGTTCCAATGCCAAGGGACGCCAGACCAAGTCCAAGGCGCGTCTGGCCCGGTACGAGGAAATGGCTGCCGAGGCAGACCGCACCCGCAAGCTGGACTTCGAAGAAATCCAGATTCCGCCGGGCCCGCGTCTGGGTTCCCTGGTGCTGGAAGCCAAGGACCTGCAGAAGGGCTACGGCGACCGCCAGCTCATCGAGGGCCTGTCCTTCTCGCTGCCGCGCAACGGCATCGTTGGCGTGATCGGTCCGAACGGTGTGGGTAAGTCCACGCTGTTCAAGACGATCGTCGGCTTGGAAGAGCTCGACGGCGGTGAGCTGAAGATCGGCGAATCCGTCAAGATCTCCTACGTTGACCAGTCCCGCGGCGGCATCGATCCGGAAAAGAGCCTGTGGGAGGTTGTGTCCGATGGCCACGACTGGATCCAGGTTGGCCAGGTCGAAATGCCGTCCCGTGCCTATGTTTCCGCGTTCGGCTTCAAGGGCCCGGACCAGCAGAAGAAGGCCGGTGTGCTCTCCGGTGGTGAGCGCAACCGCCTGAACCTGGCAATGACGCTGAAGCAGGGCGGAAACCTGCTTCTGCTCGATGAGCCCACTAACGACCTCGACGTCGAAACGCTCTCCAGCCTGGAGAACGCCCTGCTGGAATTCCCCGGCTGCGCCGTGGTGGTCTCTCACGACCGGTGGTTCCTGGACCGCGTGTCCACCCACATCCTGGCCTACGAGGGCACCGAAGAGAACCCCGCGAACTGGTACTGGTTCGAGGGTAACTTCGAGGCCTACGAGCAGAACAAGATCGAGCGCCTGGGGCCTGATGCAGCCAAGCCGCACCGGGTCACCCACCGCCGTCTGACGCGCGACTAG
- a CDS encoding NAD-dependent epimerase/dehydratase family protein, protein MRILILGGTVFLSREVARQAVARGHDVTCLARGESGPPVTGADFVSADRDAGAAAYAELDGGWDAVIDVARKPQQVREALLALAGKSSHWSFVSSASVYAAHDKPGADESAELLAPMTAVDGVYAEPADNEYGEGKVACENLVRDLGPAKTLVTRPGLIAGPEDDSDRFGYWPARLAQERSPVLIPANAEVMTQTIDVRDLALWLVTGAEEAVTGNYNVMGPSVPFGELLTLAAAASGFHGSFRSADPQWLHEQGVAYWAGSESLPLWLPEKGYDGFSTRSTASALAAGLSLRPVEHTIRDVLGDEQDRGLHRERKSGLSAARETALLAALETL, encoded by the coding sequence ATGCGCATCCTTATTCTCGGCGGAACCGTCTTCCTTTCCCGTGAGGTCGCCCGGCAAGCTGTTGCCCGCGGCCATGATGTCACCTGCCTCGCCCGGGGCGAGTCGGGGCCGCCCGTGACCGGCGCGGACTTCGTGAGCGCTGACCGTGACGCCGGCGCAGCCGCATACGCAGAGCTCGACGGCGGCTGGGACGCAGTGATCGACGTCGCCCGCAAGCCGCAACAGGTCCGGGAAGCGCTCCTGGCGCTGGCGGGAAAAAGCAGCCACTGGTCCTTCGTGTCCAGCGCGTCGGTCTATGCAGCCCACGACAAGCCTGGCGCTGATGAAAGTGCCGAGCTGCTGGCACCGATGACCGCCGTTGACGGCGTGTACGCAGAGCCTGCGGACAACGAGTACGGCGAGGGCAAGGTCGCCTGCGAGAACCTGGTGCGGGACCTGGGCCCGGCCAAAACGCTGGTGACCCGTCCGGGCCTGATCGCGGGACCCGAAGATGACAGCGACCGATTCGGCTACTGGCCGGCACGCCTGGCCCAGGAACGCAGTCCGGTGCTGATCCCCGCCAACGCCGAAGTCATGACGCAGACCATCGACGTGCGCGACCTGGCACTGTGGCTCGTCACCGGCGCCGAGGAGGCCGTGACCGGCAATTACAACGTGATGGGGCCGTCGGTGCCGTTTGGCGAGCTGCTGACACTGGCTGCCGCTGCCTCCGGCTTCCACGGCAGCTTCCGCAGCGCCGATCCGCAGTGGCTGCATGAGCAGGGTGTGGCATATTGGGCCGGGAGCGAGTCGCTGCCGCTGTGGCTGCCGGAGAAGGGGTACGACGGGTTCTCCACCCGGTCCACCGCGTCCGCGCTGGCGGCCGGACTTAGCCTGCGCCCGGTCGAGCACACCATCCGTGACGTCCTCGGCGACGAGCAGGACCGCGGCCTGCACCGGGAACGGAAGTCCGGGCTTTCAGCTGCCCGGGAAACTGCTCTGCTGGCGGCCCTGGAGACGCTCTAG
- a CDS encoding globin — protein sequence MPLSGQPGFSQPTYTENFFEAVGGHETFTKLVDAFYDGVADDPLMRPMYPEEDLTAAKERLQLFLEQYWGGPRTYSDQRGHPRLRMRHMPFTVTPQARDAWLKHMRAAVDTLELAPLHEATLWDYLERAAHSMVNSA from the coding sequence CTGCCGCTGTCCGGCCAGCCGGGATTTTCCCAGCCGACCTACACCGAGAACTTCTTTGAGGCCGTCGGCGGGCACGAAACCTTCACTAAGCTGGTCGACGCTTTTTACGACGGCGTCGCCGACGATCCGCTCATGCGTCCCATGTATCCCGAAGAGGACCTGACCGCGGCCAAGGAGCGCCTGCAGCTGTTCCTCGAGCAGTACTGGGGCGGCCCGCGGACCTATTCTGACCAGCGGGGACACCCGAGGCTGCGGATGCGCCATATGCCTTTTACCGTCACGCCCCAGGCCCGGGATGCCTGGCTCAAGCACATGCGGGCCGCCGTGGACACCCTGGAACTGGCTCCGCTGCACGAGGCAACACTGTGGGACTATCTGGAGCGCGCCGCCCACTCCATGGTCAACTCCGCCTAG
- a CDS encoding OsmC family protein, with amino-acid sequence MDLSEHRYAISLEWTGNRGTGTASYRGYGRDHIIRADGLPDLAGTADPTFHGDRDRWNPEQLLLTALSQCHMLSYLHVAVKNGITVLAYADDAEGTLRLNRDGSGEFTGAVLRPRVTVAAGDSTAAAEGLHAEANRLCFIARSVNFPVLHKPETTIEGS; translated from the coding sequence ATGGATCTTTCCGAACACCGCTACGCCATCTCCCTGGAGTGGACGGGGAACCGCGGGACGGGCACTGCCAGCTACCGGGGCTACGGCCGCGACCACATCATCAGGGCCGACGGACTGCCGGATCTGGCCGGCACTGCCGACCCCACGTTCCACGGCGACCGCGACCGCTGGAACCCCGAGCAGCTGCTGCTCACCGCGCTGTCCCAGTGCCACATGCTTTCCTATCTGCACGTGGCGGTGAAGAACGGCATCACCGTCCTCGCCTACGCCGACGACGCCGAGGGAACCCTTCGGCTGAACCGGGACGGCAGCGGTGAATTCACCGGGGCCGTGCTCCGCCCCCGGGTAACGGTTGCCGCCGGCGATTCCACAGCCGCAGCGGAGGGCCTGCATGCCGAAGCCAACCGGTTGTGCTTCATTGCCCGCAGCGTGAACTTTCCGGTGCTGCACAAACCCGAAACCACCATCGAGGGCAGCTGA
- the ssb gene encoding single-stranded DNA-binding protein — translation MSDTITVRGYVATEVRSTTADSGLAIAGFRMCTTERRYDRETGSWVDGQTNWYSVSLFRQLATNSAFSIHKGDRVIVTGRLKVRQWALDDGRSGTTVDIDAESVGHDLMWGTANYRRNVQDRAAANASAGEEPATDDLPADLDLETGELAGAAGDGDTTHEDAGGGPDDPFVVAEASGRGHGTMSG, via the coding sequence ATGAGCGACACCATCACCGTCCGCGGCTATGTAGCCACGGAGGTCCGGAGCACCACCGCCGACAGCGGACTCGCCATTGCAGGATTTCGGATGTGCACCACGGAGCGGCGTTATGACCGTGAAACCGGAAGCTGGGTAGACGGCCAAACCAATTGGTATTCCGTCAGCCTGTTTCGGCAGCTGGCAACAAACTCGGCGTTCAGCATTCACAAGGGAGACCGCGTGATCGTGACCGGGCGGCTGAAAGTCCGTCAGTGGGCGCTGGACGACGGACGCAGCGGCACCACCGTCGATATCGATGCCGAGAGCGTCGGCCACGACTTGATGTGGGGAACCGCCAACTACCGGCGCAACGTCCAGGACCGCGCCGCAGCCAATGCCTCCGCCGGGGAAGAACCGGCAACCGATGATCTTCCCGCGGACCTGGACCTGGAGACCGGGGAGCTTGCCGGTGCAGCCGGTGATGGAGACACCACTCATGAGGACGCAGGCGGAGGCCCCGACGACCCGTTCGTCGTCGCTGAGGCATCCGGGCGGGGGCATGGCACAATGAGCGGATGA
- a CDS encoding acyl-CoA thioesterase II: protein MALDDTVDPTASLLSLLTLSPADGTQTDEDSFVGGSRPEPQKRVFGGQVLGQSLVAATHTVEPDRLMHSMHAYFLRPGDTEVPITFGVERLRDGRSFSARRTHAYQNGVPILSMIASFQVPGEGLDHQVEMPEGIPEPESLPTTAELLKGIDHPVAKAWSHQRPMDIRHVEKPVYFEAGPDKVARNAVWMKSFGPLPDDQNLHRAALAYASDYTLLESVLRRHGLAWSARGMSIASLDHAMWWHRPLRVDDWLLYVQESPSASGARGLASGRIFNRAGELVATVAQEGMVRVPDQP, encoded by the coding sequence ATGGCGCTAGACGACACCGTCGATCCCACTGCTTCCCTGCTGAGTCTGCTGACCCTCAGCCCTGCGGACGGCACGCAGACGGACGAGGACAGTTTTGTCGGCGGATCACGGCCGGAACCGCAGAAGCGGGTCTTCGGCGGACAGGTCCTGGGACAGTCGCTGGTTGCCGCTACCCACACGGTGGAGCCCGACCGCCTGATGCACTCCATGCACGCCTATTTCCTGCGCCCCGGAGACACGGAGGTTCCCATCACCTTCGGTGTCGAGCGGCTGCGCGACGGCCGCTCATTTTCGGCCCGCAGAACGCATGCCTACCAGAACGGCGTTCCCATCCTGTCCATGATCGCGTCCTTCCAGGTGCCCGGCGAGGGGCTGGATCACCAGGTGGAGATGCCGGAGGGTATTCCGGAGCCGGAGTCCCTGCCCACCACGGCGGAGCTGCTGAAGGGCATCGATCATCCGGTGGCCAAGGCCTGGTCCCACCAGCGGCCGATGGATATCCGGCACGTGGAAAAGCCCGTGTATTTCGAGGCCGGACCGGACAAGGTTGCCCGCAACGCCGTCTGGATGAAGTCCTTCGGCCCGCTGCCCGATGATCAGAACCTGCACCGCGCCGCCCTGGCCTACGCCAGCGACTACACGCTGCTCGAATCGGTCCTGCGCCGGCACGGGCTGGCCTGGTCCGCCCGGGGCATGTCCATCGCCAGCCTCGACCACGCCATGTGGTGGCACCGCCCGCTGCGCGTAGATGACTGGCTGCTGTACGTCCAGGAATCCCCCAGCGCCTCCGGCGCCCGCGGCCTGGCCAGCGGCCGGATCTTCAACCGGGCCGGCGAGCTCGTCGCCACCGTCGCCCAGGAAGGCATGGTCCGGGTTCCCGACCAGCCCTAG